A genome region from Nymphalis io chromosome Z, ilAglIoxx1.1, whole genome shotgun sequence includes the following:
- the LOC126780417 gene encoding uncharacterized protein LOC126780417 has translation MFNNEQYRYHKVCEAMKNSEQELNDILSLNIACKDDMAGLHDCTNKIKLELTMGAPDKPEKTNDKEGGPIKTPNIRIQTNITGQRPHRVYARKVHDGSKCRHKYFCKICNKDEVNDKDPSEDYAFAKRMAQKKIGAIDTRLEHHKIDRKRMELMYKSKNIQSYERKIPKNKGSSATRRDKSAMF, from the exons atgttcaacAACGAGCAATACCGATATCATAAAGTATGTGAAGCCATGAAGAATTCTGAACAGGAATTAAATGAT ATCTTAAGTTTGAACATTGCTTGTAAGGACGATATGGCTGGTCTTCACGATTGCACAAATAAGATCAAATTAG AGCTAACAATGGGCGCTCCAGATAAACCAGAGAAAACCAATGATAAAGAAGGAGGACCTATTAAAACACCAAACATACGCATCCAAACGAATATAACAG GACAACGACCACATCGCGTCTACGCGCGTAAAGTGCACGATGGAAGCAAATGTCGTCATAAGTACTTTTGTAAGATATGCAATAAGGATGag GTGAACGACAAAGACCCGTCTGAAGACTATGCTTTTGCTAAGCGAATGGCTCAAAAAAAGATAG GAGCGATCGATACACGTCTTGAACATCATAAAATAGATCGtaag agGATGGAATTGATGTATAAATCCAAAAACATCCAAAGCTATGAACGCAAGATTCCGAAAAATAAAG GATCCTCGGCAACACGCCGCGATAAGTCTGCTATGTTTTAG